A part of Arachis hypogaea cultivar Tifrunner chromosome 12, arahy.Tifrunner.gnm2.J5K5, whole genome shotgun sequence genomic DNA contains:
- the LOC112728895 gene encoding protein CHUP1, chloroplastic-like, producing the protein MENTTLKAENLKPVLLKAGVPLAVSMAGVIYAWIMAKKINNKAGITESEEDSGHGTMHEECSHSFSSMEDEEEEEKQHGITIGSHISVPSEKLVIHENHCFEQDIISGLRSRIEGLQMRELALSLQFDRYCDMKEQESLLVEIKNLLWLERARVEFLDKEISFLETENTKLENFMDQYLKILGQIEKWKSENKILEKKVERLKKRSNAQRRLIKEQNVRIRAEETEILRSHEALQRSVCVMNKLEDEMREMQKVLDELQFEKNELLKKLHSQEKAYATKIKEGFVSKEDYNKILNELEQIKKERAAEIEELNQLRLSNNSCLLNHEQEQEQEHDHYKVLEFEEKSAIMHYESDHELHHSFMEHCNNNIPSCFGSTQSDNHHHHDHGFSRRKRLIRRLRRWVEGSDEKVVRVKPMNFDPHHVPNSRNSCSSI; encoded by the exons ATGGAAAACACAACATTGAAAGCAGAGAATCTTAAACCTGTTCTTCTCAAAGCTGGTGTTCCTTTAGCTGTGTCCATGGCTGGTGTCATCTATGCATGGATCATGGCAAAGAAAATCAACAACAAAGCCGGAATCACGGAATCCGAAGAAGATTCCGGTCATGGAACCATGCATGAGGAATGTTCTCATAGCTTTTCTTCTatggaagatgaagaagaagaagaaaaacaacaTGGCATCACAATTGGTAGCCATATTAGTGTTCCTTCTGAGAAATTGGTGATCCATGAAAATCATTGTTTTGAACAAGATATTATTAGTGGTTTAAGAAGCAGGATTGAAGGTTTGCAAATGAGAGAATTGGCATTGAGTTTGCAATTTGATAG GTATTGTGACATGAAAGAGCAAGAATCTTTGTTGGTAGAAATCAAGAACTTGTTATGGTTAGAGAGGGCGCGAGTCGAGTTCTTAGACAAGGAGATCTCATTTCTGGAGACAGAGAACACGAAATTGGAGAATTTTATGGATCAATACCTTAAAATTCTTGGGCAAATTGAGAAATGGAAATCAGAGAACAAAATACTTGAAAAGAAGGTTGAAAGGTTGAAGAAGAGATCAAATGCGCAACGACGACTAATTAAGGAGCAAAATGTGAGGATAAGAGCAGAGGAAACAGAAATTCTGAGGAGTCATGAGGCATTACAAAGAAGTGTTTGTGTGATGAATAAGTTGGAGGATGAGATGAGAGAGATGCAAAAGGTTTTGGATGAGTTACAATTTGAGAAGAATGAACTTCTAAAGAAGCTTCATTCACAAGAAAAAGCATATGCAACTAAG ATTAAAGAAGGATTTGTAAGCAAGGAAGATTACAACAAGATTCTCAATGAATTGGAGCAAATCAAGAAGGAACGTGCAGCTGAAATTGAAGAACTTAATCAATTGCGTTTGTCTAATAATTCTTGCTTATTAAACcatgaacaagaacaagaacaagaacatgaTCATTATAAGGTGCTAGAATTTGAAGAAAAGAGTGCAATCATGCATTATGAATCAGACCATGAATTGCATCATTCTTTTATGGAGCATTGTAACAATAATATCCCTTCTTGCTTTGGTTCAACACAAAgtgataatcatcatcatcatgatcatggTTTCTCAAGAAGGAAAAGATTGATAAGAAGGCTTAGAAGGTGGGTGGAAGGAAGTGATGAAAAGGTTGTTAGAGTGAAACCTATGAATTTTGATCCTCATCATGTTCCTAATTCAAGGAACTCTTGCTCCTCAAtctag
- the LOC112728896 gene encoding splicing factor Cactin-like, which translates to MGSKSRKERRSRRSDDSESESPSSRSDDSDSRDSSPERGSKRRQRSSRRSSHVSSSSRSRRQSRRDSDSSYEDDSDDSADRGGSRNKKKSSRNITEEEIAQYLAKKAQRKALKVAKKLKTNTVSGYSNDSNPFGDSNLNEKFVWRKKIERDVSHGVPIDAFSVKAEKKRQRERMAEIEKVKKRREERALEKAQHEEEMALLARERARAEFQDWEKREEEFHFDQSKVRSEIRLREGRAKPIDVLTKQLNGSDDLDIEINEPYMVFKGLTVKEMEELRDDIKMHLDLDRATPTHEQYWEALLLVCDWELAEARRKDALDRARVRGEEPPAELLAEERGLHASVEEDVKKLLEGKTHAELEALQAHIESEMRTGTAKVVEYWEAVLKRLHIYKAKACLKEIHAKMLRKHLQLLEQPLDGEDKVEDAHAFKSEEETEDLKVRSADESFSPEPIRAKEHEVEDEPGSFSPELLHGDEDEEAIDPEEDRALLERKRMAVLEEQQRRIQEAMASKPAPSEDNFEMKAMKAMGAMEDGDAVFGSGAEVNLDSQVYWWHDKYRPRKPKYFNRVHTGYEWNKYNQTHYDHDNPPPKIVQGYKFNIFYPDLVDKTKAPTYTIEKDGSNGETCIIRFHAGPPYEDIAFRIVNKEWEYSHKKGFKCTFERGILHVYFNFKRYRYRR; encoded by the exons ATGGGTAGTAAGAGTAGGAAAGAAAGGAGGTCTAGAAGATCAGATGATTCTGAATCAGAGTCGCCTTCTTCACGCTCAGATGATTCAGACAGCCGTGATTCATCCCCTGAGAGGGGTTCCAAGAGGCGGCAGAGAAGCAGTCGTCGCAGCAGTCACGTTAGCAGCAGTAGTCGATCCCGGAGGCAGAGTAGGCGTGACTCAGATAGTTCCTATGAAGATGACAGTGATGATAGTGCTGATAGGGGTGGTAGCAGGAATAAGAAAAAATCCTCCAGGAACATCACTGAAGAGGAAATAGCACAGTACTTGGCTAAAAAGGCCCAGAGAAAG GCTTTGAAAGTTGCTAAGAAATTAAAGACTAATACTGTATCTGGGTATTCAAATGACTCGAATCCGTTTGGTGACTCTAATCTTaatgagaa GTTTGTCTGGCGTAAGAAGATTGAGCGCGATGTTTCTCATGGGGTGCCTATTGATGCTTTTTCAGTTAAAGCTGAGAAAAAGAGACAGAGAGAAAGGATG GCTGAaattgaaaaagtgaaaaaaagaagagaggaaaGGGCACTTGAGAAAGCACAACATGAGGAAGAGATG GCTTTGTTAGCTAGAGAACGTGCTAGAGCTGAGTTCCAGGACTGGGAAAAAAGAGAAGAGGAG TTTCATTTTGATCAAAGCAAGGTTAGGTCAGAGATTAGATTGCGTGAAGGGCGTGCCAAGCCAATTGATGTTCTAACCAAGCAGCTGAATGGCTCTGATGATTTGGATATAGAAATAAATGAACCATACATGGTCTTCAAG GGTTTGACGGTGAAAGAAATGGAAGAGCTTCGTGATGACATCAAAATGCATCTGGACCTTGACAGGGCCACCCCCACCCATGAACAATATTGGGAG GCACTTCTTCTGGTGTGTGATTGGGAGCTAGCTGAAGCACGAAGAAAGGATGCACTTGATCGAGCTAGGGTGCGAGGAGAAGAACCTCCAGCCGAGCTGCTTGCAGAAGAAAGGGGTCTGCATGCTAGTGTTGAGGAGGACGTGAAGAAGCTTTTGGAGGGGAAGACACATGCAGAGTTGGAAGCTTTACAAGCTCATATTGAGTCAGAGATGCGTACTGGTACTGCAAAGGTGGTTGAGTATTGGGAGGCTGTTTTAAAACGTCTCCATATATACAAGGCCAAG GCTTGTTTGAAAGAAATTCATGCCAAAATGTTGCGCAAGCATTTGCAACTCCTTGAACAACCATTGGATGGTGAGGATAAAGTGGAAGATGCTCATGCTTTCAAATCTGAGGAAGAAACTGAGGATCTCAAGG TCCGATCCGCAGATGAATCATTTTCACCAGAGCCCATTAGAGCAAAGGAACATGAAGTTGAAGATGAGCCCGGGTCATTTTCGCCAGAACTATTGCACGGTGATGAAGATGAGGAAGCCATTGATCCTGAAGAAGATCGGGCACTATTG GAGCGGAAACGTATGGCTGTATTGGAAGAGCAGCAAAGACGTATTCAGGAAGCGATGGCGTCAAAGCCTGCTCCATCTGAAGATAACTTCGAGATGAAAGCCATGAAAGCTATGGGAGCTATGGAAGATGGAGATGCAGTGTTTGGCTCTGGTGCTGAAGTGAATCTAGATTCACAG GTTTATTGGTGGCACGACAAGTACCGGCCGAGGAAGCCGAAATATTTCAATCGCGTTCACACTGGATACGAGTGGAACAAATATAATCAGACTCACTATGATCATGACAATCCACCTCCAAAGATTGTGCAAGGGTATAAATTCAATATTTTCTACCCTGATCTTGTAGACAAGACAAAAGCCCCAACCTACACTATTGAGAAGGATGGCAGCAATGGCGAGACTTGCATCATAAGATTCCATGCAGGGCCGCCATACGAAGATATC GCTTTCCGCATTGTTAACAAGGAATGGGAGTATTCTCATAAGAAGGGATTCAAGTGCACCTTTGAGCGCGGAATTCTACACGTTTACTTCAATTTCAAACGCTACCGTTACCGCCGATAA
- the LOC112728897 gene encoding peptidyl-prolyl cis-trans isomerase FKBP16-4, chloroplastic-like isoform X4, with translation MQLSLFLHHHHHPMLLHNYCPLNSLHFTRTQTRLYNRNSYKIDEGRRALLSCLLITTFSGVYACDDAEAVSTSRRALRGAKIPETDFTTLPNGLKYYDLKVGQGAEAVKGSRVAVHYVAKWRGITFMTSRQGMGVGGGTPYGFDVGESERGNVLKGLDLGVQGMRVGGQRLLIVPPELAYGKKGVQEIPPNATIELDVELLSIKQSPFGTAVKIVEG, from the exons ATGCAACTCTCTTTGTTCCTCCATCATCACCACCACCCTATGCTCCTTCATAATTATTGCCCTCTTAACTCTCTTCACTTCACAA GGACACAAACAAGACTTTACAATAGGAATTCATATAAG ATTGATGAAGGAAGAAGGGCATTGCTCAGTTGTCTCCTCATCACCACTT TTAGTGGAGTGTATGCATGTGATGATGCTGAAGCTGTTAGCACAAGTAGAAGAGCT CTAAGAGGAGCAAAAATTCCTGAAACTGATTTTACAACCCTACCTAATGGCTTGAA GTACTATGATTTGAAGGTTGGGCAAGGAGCCGAGGCTGTAAAAGGATCTCGTGTCGCG GTTCACTATGTTGCTAAGTGGAGAGGTATCACATTTATGACTAGTAGACAAGGAATGGGAGTTGGAGGAGGAACG CCCTATGGATTTGATGTAGGAGAATCCGAGAGGGGAAATGTTCTCAAAGGGTTGGATTTAGGTGTACAAGGCATGAGAGTGGGAGGCCAG AGATTACTAATTGTTCCTCCAGAACTTGCCTATGGAAAGAAGGGAGTCCAAGAAATACCTCCAAATGCAACAATAGAG TTGGATGTTGAACTGCTTTCAATCAAACAAAGTCCATTCGG GACTGCGGTAAAGATTGTTGAAGGTTAA
- the LOC112728894 gene encoding threonine dehydratase biosynthetic, chloroplastic-like: MDTLRFSTTTTTTTTPQPLLKRHGFTRMPRNQLPQTRRNFIAATLTNPPSAAATEITAIPSSSVPVSDAVEDPLLSVSPPRPRVSPDSLRYPPGYVGAVPERSGSDGNDAVIGAMTYLTNILSSKVYDVAIESPLQLAPKLSERLGVKVWLKREDLQPVFSFKLRGAYNMMAKLTKEQLEKGVICSSAGNHAQGTALAAKKLNCKAVIAMPVTTPEIKWKSVERLGATVVLIGDSYDEAQAYAKKRAKEEGLTFIPPFDHPDVIMGQGTVGMEIVRQIQGPLHAIFVPVGGGGLIAGIAAYVKRVSPQVKIIGVEPTDANAMALSLHHGQRVILDQVGGFADGVAVKEVGEETFRLCKDLVDGVVLVSRDSICASIKDMFEEKRSILEPAGALALAGAEAYCKYYGIKGENIVAITSGANMNFDKLRVVTELANVGRKQEAVLATVLPEEPGSFKHFCQLVGQVNITEFKYRCNSDMKAVVLYSVGVHTVSELRSMQERMETSQLKTYNLTDSDLVKDHLRYLMGGRSNVQNEVLCRFIFPERPGALMKFLDSFSPRWNISLFHYRGEGETGANVLVGIQVPKNEMDEFHGRANRLGYDYTVVNNDDDFQLLMH; encoded by the exons ATGGACACTCTCCGattctccaccaccaccaccaccaccaccacgccGCAGCCACTCCTTAAACGACACGGTTTCACCAGAATGCCACGTAACCAGCTTCCTCAAACCCGCCGCAACTTCATCGCCGCCACCCTCACCAACCCTCCCTCCGCCGCCGCCACCGAAATCACCGCAATTCCCTCTTCCTCCGTCCCGGTCTCCGATGCCGTCGAAGATCCGTTGTTGTCAGTGTCTCCGCCACGTCCTCGGGTCTCACCCGATTCGCTTAGGTACCCACCCGGTTACGTAGGGGCAGTGCCGGAACGATCAGGCTCCGACGGAAACGACGCGGTAATCGGCGCCATGACCTACTTAACGAACATACTCTCTTCGAAGGTCTACGATGTCGCCATTGAATCACCTCTTCAGCTCGCTCCTAAGCTCTCTGAGAGACTCGGTGTTAAGGTTTGGCTCAAAAGGGAGGACTTGCAACCC GTTTTCTCATTTAAGCTCCGCGGAGCTTATAATATGATGGCGAAACTTACAAAGGAGCAGTTGGAGAAAGGGGTTATTTGCTCGTCAGCTGGAAATCATGCTCAAGGAACTGCATTAGCTGCTAAGAAACTGAATTGCAAAGCTGTGATCGCAATGCCTGTTACCACTCCAGAAATTAAG TGGAAATCTGTGGAGAGGCTGGGGGCTACGGTTGTCCTCATTGGGGATTCATACGACGAAGCACAAGCATATGCTAAGAAACGTGCAAAAGAGGAGGGCCTTACATTCATACCTCCCTTTGATCATCCTGATGTTATAATGGGCCAGGGAACCGTTGGTATGGAAATTGTGCGCCAAATTCAGGGTCCGCTACATGCAATCTTTGTGCCTGTGGGAGGCGGTGGTCTCATTGCTGGTATTGCTGCTTATGTGAAGAGGGTTTCTCCCCAG GTTAAGATCATTGGGGTAGAGCCCACTGATGCAAATGCAATGGCTTTATCACTTCACCATGGTCAAAGAGTGATTTTGGACCAGGTTGGAGGATTTGCAGATGGTGTAGCTGTTAAAGAGGTCGGTGAAGAAACTTTCCGCTTATGCAAGGATTTGGTGGATGGTGTTGTTCTTGTGAGCCGTGATTCAATTTGCGCATCAATAAAG GACATGTTCGAGGAGAAAAGGAGCATCTTAGAACCAGCTGGTGCCCTTGCCCTTGCTGGAGCCGAGGCATACTGCAAGTATTACGGGATCAAGGGTGAAAATATTGTAGCAATAACCAGTGGAGCAAACATGAATTTTGATAAACTTAGGGTGGTGACTGAGCTCGCTAACGTTGGTCGCAAACAAGAGGCTGTGCTTGCAACTGTTCTGCCAGAGGAACCTGGCAGTTTCAAACATTTTTGTCAACTG GTTGGGCAGGTTAATATCACGGAGTTCAAATACAGATGTAATTCCGATATGAAGGCTGTGGTCCTCTACAG CGTTGGGGTACACACAGTGTCGGAACTAAGATCGATGCAGGAGAGGATGGAAACTTCTCAACTTAAAACCTACAATCTCACAGATAGTGACTTGGTGAAAGATCACTTGCGTTACCTG ATGGGAGGCCGATCAAATGTTCAAAACGAGGTTCTCTGTCGATTTATCTTCCCAGAAAGACCGGGAGCTTTGATGAAATTCTTGGACTCCTTCAGCCCGCGCTGGAATATTAGTTTGTTCCACTATCGCGGGGAG GGTGAAACCGGGGCGAATGTGTTGGTCGGAATACAAGTACCGAAAAATGAGATGGACGAATTCCATGGTCGCGCCAACAGGCTCGGATATGATTACACGGTGGTGAACAATGATGATGATTTCCAGCTTCTAATGCATTGA
- the LOC112728897 gene encoding peptidyl-prolyl cis-trans isomerase FKBP16-4, chloroplastic-like isoform X3 — translation MQLSLFLHHHHHPMLLHNYCPLNSLHFTRTQTRLYNRNSYKIDEGRRALLSCLLITTFSVSGVYACDDAEAVSTSRRALRGAKIPETDFTTLPNGLKYYDLKVGQGAEAVKGSRVAVHYVAKWRGITFMTSRQGMGVGGGTPYGFDVGESERGNVLKGLDLGVQGMRVGGQRLLIVPPELAYGKKGVQEIPPNATIELDVELLSIKQSPFGTAVKIVEG, via the exons ATGCAACTCTCTTTGTTCCTCCATCATCACCACCACCCTATGCTCCTTCATAATTATTGCCCTCTTAACTCTCTTCACTTCACAA GGACACAAACAAGACTTTACAATAGGAATTCATATAAG ATTGATGAAGGAAGAAGGGCATTGCTCAGTTGTCTCCTCATCACCACTT tttCAGTTAGTGGAGTGTATGCATGTGATGATGCTGAAGCTGTTAGCACAAGTAGAAGAGCT CTAAGAGGAGCAAAAATTCCTGAAACTGATTTTACAACCCTACCTAATGGCTTGAA GTACTATGATTTGAAGGTTGGGCAAGGAGCCGAGGCTGTAAAAGGATCTCGTGTCGCG GTTCACTATGTTGCTAAGTGGAGAGGTATCACATTTATGACTAGTAGACAAGGAATGGGAGTTGGAGGAGGAACG CCCTATGGATTTGATGTAGGAGAATCCGAGAGGGGAAATGTTCTCAAAGGGTTGGATTTAGGTGTACAAGGCATGAGAGTGGGAGGCCAG AGATTACTAATTGTTCCTCCAGAACTTGCCTATGGAAAGAAGGGAGTCCAAGAAATACCTCCAAATGCAACAATAGAG TTGGATGTTGAACTGCTTTCAATCAAACAAAGTCCATTCGG GACTGCGGTAAAGATTGTTGAAGGTTAA
- the LOC112728897 gene encoding peptidyl-prolyl cis-trans isomerase FKBP16-4, chloroplastic-like isoform X1: MQLSLFLHHHHHPMLLHNYCPLNSLHFTRTQTRLYNRNSYKVLPCNCSYSSSSSNKADIITSKIDEGRRALLSCLLITTFSVSGVYACDDAEAVSTSRRALRGAKIPETDFTTLPNGLKYYDLKVGQGAEAVKGSRVAVHYVAKWRGITFMTSRQGMGVGGGTPYGFDVGESERGNVLKGLDLGVQGMRVGGQRLLIVPPELAYGKKGVQEIPPNATIELDVELLSIKQSPFGTAVKIVEG, from the exons ATGCAACTCTCTTTGTTCCTCCATCATCACCACCACCCTATGCTCCTTCATAATTATTGCCCTCTTAACTCTCTTCACTTCACAA GGACACAAACAAGACTTTACAATAGGAATTCATATAAGGTACTACCATGCAATTGttcatattcttcttcttcttccaacaaAGCTGATATAATTACTTCAAAGATTGATGAAGGAAGAAGGGCATTGCTCAGTTGTCTCCTCATCACCACTT tttCAGTTAGTGGAGTGTATGCATGTGATGATGCTGAAGCTGTTAGCACAAGTAGAAGAGCT CTAAGAGGAGCAAAAATTCCTGAAACTGATTTTACAACCCTACCTAATGGCTTGAA GTACTATGATTTGAAGGTTGGGCAAGGAGCCGAGGCTGTAAAAGGATCTCGTGTCGCG GTTCACTATGTTGCTAAGTGGAGAGGTATCACATTTATGACTAGTAGACAAGGAATGGGAGTTGGAGGAGGAACG CCCTATGGATTTGATGTAGGAGAATCCGAGAGGGGAAATGTTCTCAAAGGGTTGGATTTAGGTGTACAAGGCATGAGAGTGGGAGGCCAG AGATTACTAATTGTTCCTCCAGAACTTGCCTATGGAAAGAAGGGAGTCCAAGAAATACCTCCAAATGCAACAATAGAG TTGGATGTTGAACTGCTTTCAATCAAACAAAGTCCATTCGG GACTGCGGTAAAGATTGTTGAAGGTTAA
- the LOC112728897 gene encoding peptidyl-prolyl cis-trans isomerase FKBP16-4, chloroplastic-like isoform X2 → MQLSLFLHHHHHPMLLHNYCPLNSLHFTRTQTRLYNRNSYKVLPCNCSYSSSSSNKADIITSKIDEGRRALLSCLLITTFSGVYACDDAEAVSTSRRALRGAKIPETDFTTLPNGLKYYDLKVGQGAEAVKGSRVAVHYVAKWRGITFMTSRQGMGVGGGTPYGFDVGESERGNVLKGLDLGVQGMRVGGQRLLIVPPELAYGKKGVQEIPPNATIELDVELLSIKQSPFGTAVKIVEG, encoded by the exons ATGCAACTCTCTTTGTTCCTCCATCATCACCACCACCCTATGCTCCTTCATAATTATTGCCCTCTTAACTCTCTTCACTTCACAA GGACACAAACAAGACTTTACAATAGGAATTCATATAAGGTACTACCATGCAATTGttcatattcttcttcttcttccaacaaAGCTGATATAATTACTTCAAAGATTGATGAAGGAAGAAGGGCATTGCTCAGTTGTCTCCTCATCACCACTT TTAGTGGAGTGTATGCATGTGATGATGCTGAAGCTGTTAGCACAAGTAGAAGAGCT CTAAGAGGAGCAAAAATTCCTGAAACTGATTTTACAACCCTACCTAATGGCTTGAA GTACTATGATTTGAAGGTTGGGCAAGGAGCCGAGGCTGTAAAAGGATCTCGTGTCGCG GTTCACTATGTTGCTAAGTGGAGAGGTATCACATTTATGACTAGTAGACAAGGAATGGGAGTTGGAGGAGGAACG CCCTATGGATTTGATGTAGGAGAATCCGAGAGGGGAAATGTTCTCAAAGGGTTGGATTTAGGTGTACAAGGCATGAGAGTGGGAGGCCAG AGATTACTAATTGTTCCTCCAGAACTTGCCTATGGAAAGAAGGGAGTCCAAGAAATACCTCCAAATGCAACAATAGAG TTGGATGTTGAACTGCTTTCAATCAAACAAAGTCCATTCGG GACTGCGGTAAAGATTGTTGAAGGTTAA